CGTACTTGCCGGTTTCAACGCCGGACAACAGGTCGCTGGAATCGGTCACGACGAAGTCGGCCCGCACGTCCAGTTCGTTGGCCAGCTGTTGGCCCAATTCCACTTCGAAGCCGGTGAGTTTGCCCTCGTCCTTGAAATTGAAGGGGGGTGTATTAGCCTCAAGGGCAATACGCAGTTCGCCCCGATCGTTTACATCGTCAATCAGTTCGGCATGGGCCAAAGGGCTCAAAAGGGGTAGCAGGCAGATCAGGCCAGGCAAAAAGCGCATGGTCACTCCTTTGAATACATTTATCGCGATGCTCTGATTCAGGCTCGCTTTGCTATGGTTGTCGAGGTCCTTCGACAACAAATGGCCGTGAAGTTGTCTCGGCCACGCGGATTTTACGGAAAAACTGGAGAAGAGAATGAAAACGTTTATGTCACGAGCAGCATTCGCTGGGCTGCTGCTGAGTGCTTCGATGCTGGCAACGGCTGCGACTCCGGCGCCCAAGGGTGCAGAAGTGTTTATCGTATCTCCCGCAGACGGCGCCACTGTCCCGGAAACCTTCACCGTCAAATTCGGCGTCAAGGACATCGCCCTGGCACCGGCCGGGGATGTCACCAAGAACACCGGTCACCACCACTTGCTGATCGATGTCGACAAACTGCCGGCCGCCGGCGCACCGATTCCGCTGGATGCCAACCACATGCACTTCGGCAAGGCGCAGACCCAGGCCGAAATCAAACTGGCCCCGGGCAAACACACCTTGCAGCTTGAGCTGGGCGACAGCGGACACATGCCGTTCGATCCGCCCATCGTGTCGAAGAAGATCACCGTCAACGTCAAATGACACGGTAGCGCATGAAAAAGGAGCCCCGAAGGGCTCCTTTTTTTGTCACTCAAGTCGCTATCAGAACAACACGCGGCAGCGAATAGTGCCGTTGATGTGCTGCAGTTTCTCCTGGGCGATTTCCGAGTAATCGGCGTCTACGTCGATGACCACGTAGCCGACTTTCTCGTTGGTCTGCAGGAACTGACCGGAGATGTTGATGCCGTTTTCGGCGAAGACCTTGTTGATCTCGCTCATCACACCCGGAATGTTCTGGTGGATGTGCAGCAGGCGGTGCTTGCCAGGGTGAGCCGGCAGGGCCACTTCCGGGAAGTTCACCGACGACACCGAGGTGCCGTTGTCGCTGTACTTGACCAGTTTTTCTGCCACTTCCAGACCGATGTTGGCCTGCGCCTCGGCGGTGGAACCACCGATGTGCGGGGTCAGGATCACGTTGTCCAGGCCACGCAGCGGGCTTTCGAACTCTTCGTCGTTGGAGCGTGGCTCCACCGGGAACACGTCGATGGCCGCGCCGATCAGGTGCTTGTCCTTGATCGCGTCCGCCAGGGCGTCCAGTTCGACCACGGTGCCGCGTGCGGCGTTGATCAGAATGCCGCCCTTCTTGATGGCGCGGATTTCCTTCTCGCCGATCATCCACTGGGTCGCCGCGGTTTCCGGAACGTGCAGGGTAACGATGTCGGACATGCCCAGCAGCTCGGTCAGGTTACCGACCTGGGTTGCATTGCCCAATGGCAGCTTGGTCACGGTGTCGTAGAAGTACACCTGCATGCCCAGGCCTTCCGCCAGGACCGACAATTGCGTGCCGATCGAGCCGTAACCGACGATGCCCAGCTTCTTGCCGCGGATCTCGAAGGAGTTGGCCGCGCTCTTGATCCAGCCGCCACGGTGGCAGGATGCGTTTTTCTCAGGAATGCCGCGCAGCAACAGGATCGCTTCGGCCAGCACCAGCTCGGCAACGGAGCGAGTGTTGGAGTACGGGGCGTTGAACACCGCGATGCCGCGTTCGCGCGCCGCGTTCAGGTCGACCTGGTTGGTGCCGATGCAGAAACACCCCACAGCCACGAGCTTCTTCGCGTGATCGAAGATCTCTTCGGTCAGTTGAGTGCGAGAGCGAATGCCGATGAAGTGCGCATCAGCGATCTTTTCCTTCAGCTGGGCTTCCGGCAGAGAACCAGTGAGGTACTCGATGCTGGTGTAGCCCGCCGACTTGAGGACGTCGACAGCCGATTGGTGGACGCCTTCGAGAAGAAGGAACTTGATCTTGCTCTTATCGAGAGAAGTCTTGCTCATCTGCGTAAACCTGTATCCCGGAGAAAAATGGCAGGAAATAGTCAGGGTGCCCTGTCTTATACGTACTGATCCTTTTTGACGGCGTCTGTTGCCGTCATGCTGCGTTGCCGCTCCTCGCCATAGCGGGCTATGACTCGTCGCGGCGCCTTACCTGACGACAACAGCCACTCGTCAAAAGAGGATCGTACGTATAAAACAGGGCACATAACGCTGACCCGGACGGCAGGAAAGCCGTCACCGCAGAATAGCCGTTGGGCACTACCCTGCGGGGTCGGTATGCTAGCATACGCACCCCGCTAAACACTCATTCCTGCGACGTGAAGCGTTCTCAGGATGACCATGAATTGTTCGAGAGTTCTGTCGATGACCAATCCTGCCCTGATTGATGAGCTGAAGACCCTGGTTGAGCCTGGCAAGGTGTTGACCGACGCCGACTCCCTGAATACTTATGGCAAGGATTGGACCAAGCATTTCGCCCCGGCCCCGACCGCCATCGTGTTCCCCAAGACCACCGAGCAGGTCCAGGCCATTGTCCGTTGGGCCAACACGCACAAGGTGGCGCTGGTGCCGTCCGGCGGTCGTACCGGTCTTTCCGCCGCTGCGGTGGCGGCCAATGGTGAAGTGGTCGTGTCGTTCGACTACATGAACCAGATTCTCGACGTGAACCTGACCGACCGCACGGCGGTGTGCCAGCCAGGCGTGGTCACCGAGCATCTGCAGAACGTGGCTGAAGAAAAAGGCCTGTATTACCCGGTGGATTTTGCGTCGGCGGGTTCGAGCCAGATTGGCGGCAATATCGGCACCAATGCCGGCGGAATCAAGGTGATTCGCTACGGCATGACCCGCAACTGGGTAGCCGGCATGAAAGTCGTCACCGGCAAGGGCGATCTGCTGGAACTGAACCGCGACCTGATCAAGAACGCCACCGGCTACGACCTGCGTCAGCTGTTCATCGGCGCCGAAGGCACCCTCGGTTTTGTCGTCGAAGCGACCATGCGCCTGGACCGCGCGCCGAAAAACCTCACCGCGATGGTCCTCGGCACCGCCGATTTCGACTCGATCATGCCGGTGCTGCACGCGTTCCAGAGCAAACTCGACCTGACCGCCTTCGAGTTCTTCTCCGACAAGGCCCTGGCCAAGGTCATGGCCCGCGGCGACGTGCCGGCGGCGTTTGAAACCGATTGCCCGTTCTACGCGCTGCTGGAATTCGAAGCGACCACCGAAGAAGTGGCCAACCACGCCCTGGAAACCTTTGAGCACTGCGTCGAGCAGGGCTGGGTGCTGGACGGCGTCATGAGCCAGAGCGAAACCCAGCTGCAGAACCTGTGGAAACTACGCGAATACATTTCCGAAACCATTTCCCACTGGACGCCATACAAGAACGACATTTCGGTCACCGTGTCGAAAGTCCCGGCATTCCTGAAGGAAATCGACGCGATTGTCGGCGAACACTACCCGGATTTCGAAATCGTCTGGTTCGGCCACATCGGCGACGGCAACCTGCACTTGAACATCCTCAAGCCGGAAAACCTGAGCAAGGACGAGTTCTTCGCCAAGTGCGCCACCGTCAACAAGTGGGTGTTCGAAACCGTCGAGAAGTACAACGGCTCGATTTCCGCCGAACACGGCGTGGGCATGACCAAGCGTGATTACTTGACCTACAGCCGCTCGCCGGTCGAGATCGAATACATGAAAGCCGTCAAGGCGGTGTTCGACCCGAACGGCATCATGAACCCGGGCAAAATCTTCGCTGTTTGAATCAACGGAACAGGAGTCGGTAATGAGCTATCAGCACCAGTATGTCGACGGTACGCGTATTCACTTCCCGCTGGGGAAAGTGGTGTGCATTGGCCGCAACTACGCCGAACACGCCAAGGAACTGGACAATCCGGTGCCTACCGAGCCGCTGCTGTTCATCAAGCCAGGCAGTTGCGTGGTGCCGCTGGAAGGCGGTTTCAGCATTCCGACCGAGCGCGGTTCGGTGCATTACGAAGCGGAAATCGCGGTGTTGATCGGCAAGCCGTTGTCGACCAAGCCAAGCCGTGAAGAAGTGCTGGATGCGATTTCCGGTTTCGCCCCGGCCCTGGACCTGACGTTGCGCGACAAGCAGGCCGAGCTGAAATCCAAGGGCCTGCCGTGGGAAATCGCCAAGTCCTTCGACGGCGCGGCGGTGATTGCGCCGTTCGTGTCCGGCAGCACCTTTGCCGACCTGACTGACATCGGCATCCGCCTGACCATCAATGGCGAAGTGCGCCAGGATGGCAACAGCAGCGCCATGCTCAACCCGATCGTGCCGATGATCCAGCACATGGCCGGTTGCTTCTCGCTGCAGGCCGGGGACGTGATCCTGACCGGCACGCCAGTGGGCGTTGGCCCGCTGAATGTCGGTGATGAACTGGTGATCGAACTGTCCGGCGCGAGCAGTTTCACCAGCAGCGTCCGTTAACCCAAACACCGCAAAACCCGGTAGGCGTGAGCCTGCTCGCGATACCGGCCTGTCATTCGACATCTCTGTTGACTGACACGCCCTCATCGCGAGCAGGCTCGCTCCGACATCGGTTTGTGGTGGCCCGCAGAAGGGCAATCCCGCCATTTCCCGTTTTTTTCACATCTTGTCTGGATAATTCCGCGGATTCCGGCGTCTGAGCCGGTCCCAATTGTGCTATTACCCGTAGCCTGAATTTCTGGAACGCATCCTGAATGGCCACCCGACCGCTGCCCACTGTCAAAACTGCCCGCCGCTCGCGCTTTGTCATGCGTTGGTATTCCTGGCTTTTGCTGGTGGCCGTCGCCGTTTATGGCCTCGCCTTTGCGATGCATTGGGACGATCGCGGTGTGCTCTGGCTGCATGAGCGTTTTGAAAGCCCGGCCGAGCGTCAGGAAAGTATCTGGCTACCGGATTACCGCGCAGTGATCGACGCCAAGCTGCTGCCGGGCATGGAGAAGGACGAAGCGTCGGACCTGGCTTACAACCCGCACACCAAAACCCTGTTTTCGGTCATGGGCAAAAACCCGTTCCTCGTTGAGCTGACCTTGCAAGGCGATGTCCTGCGCAAGATGCCGCTGGTGGGCTGGAGCAACCCTGAAGGCCTGACCATGATGGGCAATGGTCTGCTGGCCATCGTCGATGAGCGTGAGCATATGCTCTCCATCGTCAAGGTCGATGCCGACACGCGTGAACTGAACATCACCAACTTCCCTAAATACGACCTCGGCCCTTCGAAAGACCAGAACAAGGCCTTCGAAGCCATCGTCTATGACCCGCGCAATCAGCAAATCCTCCTGGGTGAGGAGCGTCCGCCTGCGCTGTTCAGCTGGAAAAGCGACGGCAGCCAGACCCTCAAGGGCGACAAGCAGAAACTCGCCAATGACGAACTGGACATCCGCAACCTCTCGGGACTGGCCATCGACCCGCGTACAGGCCACACCCTGGTGCTGTCCGCCGATTCCCACTTGTTGCTGGAACTGGACGAGAAGGGCGAGCAGGTCAGCTTCATGACCTTGCTGGGCGGCTTCAACGGCTTGAAGAAGACCATTCCGCGCGCCGAAGGCGTGACCATGGACGAGGCGGGCACGCTGTACATGGTGAGTGAGCCGAACCTGTTCTACCGTTTCGAAAAGCAGAAATAGGCGCTCAGAATCCAGGCGTTGTGGTCAAAGGCAACTGGCCATTAAGCTTGAATTCATACAGGCGTGATATTTCATCCGCCTGTTTCTGTTTCCGAGCCCGCCTGAATGCGCCGACTTGCCCGTCCCAAACCCCTTATTTTGATCCTGACAGTCATTGCACTGGTCGCGCTGATTGCGGTTGGCCAATACATGCGTCTGTTCGAGCGCGCCTGGTTCAACCTGCACACCCTCTGGCAACCTTTAAGCAGCGAGTCCATCGGCCTGGATCAATACCGGGTGGAGCTCGAAGCCCGGGTCATTGACGGGCTGAACGACGACGTGTCGGCGCTGACCTTCGATCCGGTGCGCAAAAGCCTGTTTACCGTCACCAACAAAAACGCCGAGCTGATCGAACTGTCGCTGGACGGGCGGATCGTCCGACGTATTTCGCTGGTCGGCTTCGGTGATCCGGAGGCGGTGGAGTTCATCAGCGCCGACACATACGTGATCACCGATGAACGCCAGCAGCGGCTGATCAAGATTCATCTGGATAAGGACACGACGTTCCTCGACGCGGCGGACGCCGAGCAGATGACCCTCGGCGTGCACATGAGCGGCAACAAGGGTTTCGAAGGCCTGGCTTACGATTCGGTGGGCAAGCGCCTGTTCGTCGCCAAGGAGCGCGACCCGATGCTGATCTACGAAGTGCAGGGCTTCCCACATTACAACCCGGAGAAATCCTACGCGGTGCATGTGGTCAACAACCCCAAGCGCGATGCCGGGATGTTCGTGCGAGACCTGTCGAGCCTGCAATACGACGAGCGCAGCGGCCATTTGCTGGCGCTGTCCGACGAGTCGCGGCTGATTCTGGAACTGGATGTGGACGGGCGACCGCTGAGCACCATGTCGCTGAGCAAGGGGCGACAGGGGTTGCAGAAGACCGTGCCGCAAGCGGAAGGCATCGCCATGGATGACGATGGCACGATGTACCTGGTGAGCGAGCCGAACCTGTTCTACGTCTTCAAAAAACCAGCGCAGAACTAACAAACACCGCAAAACCTATTGTAGGAGCGAAGCTTGCTCGCGAAGAGGCCGTAACAATCGACAGAGATGTTGAATGTGACGGCCTCTTCGCGAGCAAGCTTCGCTCCTACTGGGAGTGCGGGGTCAGGCCTTGAGGGTTTTCACGCCTTCGCTAGTGCCCAGCAGCAGCAAATCCGCCGGACGCGCCGCGAACAAACCATTGGTGACCACGCCCACAATGGCGTTGATCTGCGCCTCCAGCTCCACCGGGTTGGTGATCTGCATGTTGAACACGTCGAGGATGATGTTGCCGTTGTCGGTCAACACGCCTTCACGGTAGACCGGGTCGCCGCCGAGCTTCACCAGCTCGCGGGCCACATGGCTGCGGGCCATCGGGATCACTTCGACCGGCAGCGGGAACGCGCCGAGCACCGGCACCAGTTTGCTGGCGTCGGCGATGCAGATGAAGGTCTTGGCCACGGCCGCGACAATTTTCTCGCGAGTCAGGGCCGCGCCGCCGCCCTTGATCAAGTTCAGGTGCTCGTCGCTTTCATCGGCGCCGTCGACATAAAACTCCAGGTCGCTGACGGTGTTCAGCTCATACACCGGAATGCCGTGGCCCTTGAGGCGAGCGGCGGTGGCTTCGGAGCTGGCGACCGCGCCGTCAAACGCGCCTTTGTGCTTGGCCAGGGCGTCGATGAAGCAGTTGGCGGTGGAGCCGGTGCCGACCCCGACAATGCTCTTGTCGTCGAGTTTTGGGAGGATGAAGTCGACGGCGGCCTGAGCCACTGCCTGTTTGAGTTGATCCTGGGTCATGCGGGCTCCGAGGTGCCGAAGGAGGGAACGAAAGGCCAGCATTATAGGCTTCGGGGCAGGGAAGGTCATTGCCCGATTGGCGGGCCACGACCGTTACTTGTAGGAGCGAGGCTTGCCCGCGAAAGCGATCGTACCGCCAACATTTATGTTGGATGTGACGGCCTCTTCGCGGGCAAGCCTCGCTCCCACAGGTTCATGATCCCTTCCATGGACGGTAAAACCACCTGTTTAGTGTGGTCGTCCGGCCGAAAGCCGGGTTAGACTCCTTGGCCCTGCCCAACCCGCTCAGTGATGCTTTCCGATGCTCGAACAGTACGTCAAAAAGATCCTCACCTCGCGCGTTTATGACGTTGCCGTAGAAACCCCGTTGCAGACTGCTCGCCAGCTCTCCGAGCGGCTGGGCAATTCCATTTGGCTCAAGCGTGAAGACTTGCAGCCGGTGTTCTCGTTCAAGATTCGCGGCGCCTACAACAAGTTGACGCAGTTGAGCGATGAAGAGCGCGCTCGCGGTGTGGTCACCGCCTCGGCGGGCAACCACGCGCAGGGCCTGGCCCTGGCGGCAAAAGTGCTGGGCGTGAAAGCCACCATCGTCATGCCCAAGACCACCCCGGAAATCAAGGTCGAAGGCGTGCGCTCCCGTGGCGGCAAAGTCGTGCTGCACGGCGATTCGTTCCCGGAAGCCCTGGCCTACTCGCTCAAACTGGTCGACGAAAAAGGCTACGTCTACATTCACCCTTACGACGATCCCCACACTATTGCCGGGCAGGGCACCGTGGCGATGGAGATTCTGCGCCAGCACCCCGGGCGTCTGGATGCGATCTTCGTTCCGGTGGGCGGCGGCGGGTTGATCGCCGGGATCGCTGCGTATGTGAAATACCTGCGCCCTGAAATCAAAATCATCGGCGTCGAACCGGACGATTCCAACTGCCTGCAAGCGGCCATGGCGGCCGGCGAGCGCGTGGTGCTGCCGACCGTGGGCCTGTTCGCCGATGGTGTCGCGGTGGCGCAGATCGGTCAGCACACCTTCGATATCTGCAAAGACTACGTCGATGAGGTGATCACCGTCAGCACCGACGAAATCTGCGCGGCGATCAAGGACATCTACGACGATACCCGCTCGATCACCGAACCTGCCGGCGCCCTGGGCGTGGCCGGGATCAAGAAGTACGTCGAGCAACGCGGTGTCACCGGGCACACCTTTGTCGCCATCGATTCCGGCGCCAACGTCAACTTCGACCGCTTGCGCCACGTTGCCGAGCGCGCCGAGCTGGGCGAGGGCCGCGAAGCCATCATCGCCGTGACCATTCCCGAGAAACCGGGCAGCTTCAAGGCGTTCTGCGAAGCCATCGGCAAGCGCCAGATCACCGAATTCAACTACCGCTACAACACTGGCAGCGAAGCGCATATCTTCGTCGGCGTGCAGACGCATCCGGAAACCGACCCGCGCAGTGCGCTGATCGCCAGCCTCAGCGAGCAGGGTTTCCCGGTGCTGGACCTGACCGATAACGAACTGGCCAAGTTGCACATACGTCACATGGTCGGTGGCCGCGCGGCCCAGGTCGTCGATGAAGTGGTGCTGCGCTTTGAATTCCCGGAACGTCCGGGTGCGCTGTTCAACTTCCTCAACAAGCTCGGCGGGCGCTGGAACATCTCGATGTTCCACTACCGCAACCACGGCGCGGCGGATGGCCGTGTGGTCGCGGGCCTGCAAGTGCCTCACGACGAACGTCATCTGGTTCCTGCGGCGCTTGAGGAAATCGGTTACCCGTACTGGGATGAAAGCGACAATCCGGCCTATCAGCTGTTTCTCGGCTGAGCGGCTACGCTGATGGGCAGTCTCTAAGGAAGTCGAACAATGGAAACGTTAACCGCCCTGAAAATGGCGCACACCGCGGCGACGGCAATATTGTTGGGTTGTGCGCTGGGCTTGGGGATATGGTTTTGGCAAACGCGGCGTCGTGGTGATGCGACTGCTGCAGCGCGCACGTTGCAACGGCCTCGGGTGTTCGTTTGGCTGTTGATGGGCCTGGCGCTGCTGAGCATGCCGTTCACCGGCTGGTGGATGGTGCATCTGGTGGGCTGGCCGTTGGGGCAGACGTGGTTGCTCGCGTCGAGTGTGCTTTACACCCTGGCAGCGTTGGGGTGGTTCTGGTTGTTGGTGCGGCTGAACAAGCTGCGTACTGCGCCGGGCGGCAGCGGCAAGTTCACCTTTGCTCTCGCGCTGTTCAGCTTTGTCTGCTTTATCGCCATTGCGGGGTTGATGGGCGCCAAGCCGGTTTAAGGCTTGAAACCGAGGCGATCCCTTCGCGGGCAAGCCTCGCTCCTACAGGTGATGTGTCGAGTCTGTAGTCGGCTACCACCACAAATCCTGTAGGCGCGAGGCTTGCCCGCGAAAGCAATTTCAGTCGCGCAACGAAATTACCGGCCAGCCACGCTGCTCGGCCTCGGCGCGCAAATTCGGATCAGGATCGACCGCCACCGGATTCGCCACTTGCTCCAGCAACGCAAAATCATTCATCGAGTCGCTGTAGAAATAGCTGTCTTCCAGCGAATGCCCGGTCTCTTCCAGCCAACGATTCAACCGCGTGACCTTGCCTTCGCGGAAGCACGGAACATCGGTGCTGCGCCCGGTATAACGGCCATCAACCATCTCGCATTCCGTGGCGATCAGAGTTTCAACCCCCAGACGCTGGGCAATCGGCCCGGTGACGAAACGGTTAGTCGCGGTGATGATCACCAATTTGTCGCCAGCCTCGCGGTGCTTGGCCAGCAAATCGATAGCCTTGGGCAGCACAATCGGCTCAATGCAATCGCGCATGTAATCCAGGTGCCATTGATCCAGTGTGGCCATCTCGGTGCGGCCGAGGACTTCCAGGCAAAAGTTCAGATAAGCATCGTTATCCAGCTTGCCGGCCAGGTAATCCTGATAGAACTCGTCGTTGCGTGCCTTGTAGGCGACGGCATCGAGGAAGCCGCGCTCGCACAGGTAATCGCCCCAGGCGTGGTCACTGTCGCCGCCCAAAAGCGTGTTGTCCAAGTCGAATAAAGCCAGCCGCATTGCAGTTACTCGCTGAAAAGTCTGTAGAAAGGCGTCCAGAATACGGACTTTTCACAAGAGTGCACATAAGGTAGGTCGGCTCGTTGCTGCCTTCACAACCTTTGTGGAACAATGCGGCGACATGCGTTTGCGAGGTTGTTGCCGTGATCGACCCCGATGGTTTCCGCCCCAATGTCGGGATCATTCTCACGAATGATGCCGGACAGGTGCTATGGGCTCGCCGTATCAATCAAGATGCCTGGCAGTTTCCACAGGGCGGGATCAACCCCCAGGAGACGCCGGAAGACGCCTTGTACCGCGAGTTGAACGAAGAAGTGGGTCTTGAGCGCGAAGATGTTGAAATTCTCGCCTGCACCCGGGGCTGGTTGCGCTATCGTTTGCCGCAACGTCTGGTCAGAACACACAGCCAACCGCTGTGCATCGGCCAGAAACAGAAATGGTTTCTCCTGCGCCTGATCTCCAACGAGCAGCGGGTGCGGATGGATTTGACCGGTAAACCGGAGTTCGATGGCTGGCGCTGGGTCAGTTATTGGTATCCGTTGGGCCAGGTGGTGACATTCAAGCGCGAGGTGTATCGACGCGCTCTCAAAGAGCTTGCCCCGCGCCTTTTAACGCGCGACTGACGACGGAGTTCGACCCCGAGCCATGCTCAATACGCTGCGCAAGATCGTCCAGGAAGTTAACTCCGCCAAGGATCTCAAGGCGGCGTTGGGGATTATTGTGTTGCGCGTCAAAGAGGCCATGGGCAGCCAGGTCTGCTCGGTCTACCTGCTTGACCCCGAGACCAACCGCTTCGTGCTGATGGCGACCGAGGGCTTGAACAAGCGCTCGATCGGCAAAGTCAGCATGGCACCCAACGAAGGTCTGGTTGGCCTGGTCGGCACGCGTGAAGAACCCCTGAACCTCGAAAACGCCGCGGATCACCCGCGCTACCGCTACTTCGCCGAAACGGGCGAGGAGCGCTACGCCTCCTTCCTCGGGGCGCCGATCATTCACCACCGCCGCGTCGTCGGCGTGTTGGTCATTCAGCAAAAAGAACGCCGCCAGTTCGATGAAGGTGAAGAAGCCTTCCTCGTGACCATGAGCGCGCAGCTCGCCGGCGTTATCGCCCACGCCGAAGCCACCGGTTCGATCCGTGGCCTGGGCCGTCAGGGCAAAGGCATTCAGGAAGCCAAGTTCGTCGGTGTACCGGGTTCGCCGGGTGCGGCGGTCGGGACCGCGGTGGTCATGCTGCCGCCGGCCGACCTGGACGTGGTGCCCGACAAGACCATCTCCGATATCGCCGCCGAACTCGGGCTGTTCAAGACCGCCATCGAAGGCGTTCGCGCCGACATGCGTGCCTTGTCCGCCAAATTGGCCTCGCAGCTGCGCCCCGAAGAGCGGGCCTTGTTCGACGTCTACCTGATGATGCTCGCCGACGAAGCGCTGGGCAACGAAGTGACCACGGTGATCAAGACCGGTCAGTGGGCCCAGGGTGCGTTGCGTCAGGTGGTCACGGAGCACGTCAACCGTTTCGAATTGATGGACGACGCGTACCTGCGTGAGCGAGCCTCGGACGTCAAGGACCTTGGCCGCCGTTTGCTCGCCTACTTGCAGGAAGAGCGTCAGCAGAATCTGGTCTATCCGGAAAAAACCATTCTGGTCAGCGAAGAACTGACGCCGGCCATGCTCGGCGAGGTGCCGGAAGGCACGCTGGTCGGTCTGGTCTCGGTCCTCGGTTCGGGTAACTCCCACGTCGCGATCCTCGCCCGGGCGATGGGCATACCGACGGTGATGGGCCTGGTCGACCTGCCCTATGCCAAGGTCGACGGCATCGAATTGATCGTCGATGGTAATCGCGGCGAGGTCTACACCAACCCCAGCGACGTGCTGCGCAAGCAGTTCGCCGAAGTGGTGGAAGAAG
This region of Pseudomonas mandelii genomic DNA includes:
- a CDS encoding RNA pyrophosphohydrolase; this translates as MIDPDGFRPNVGIILTNDAGQVLWARRINQDAWQFPQGGINPQETPEDALYRELNEEVGLEREDVEILACTRGWLRYRLPQRLVRTHSQPLCIGQKQKWFLLRLISNEQRVRMDLTGKPEFDGWRWVSYWYPLGQVVTFKREVYRRALKELAPRLLTRD
- the ptsP gene encoding phosphoenolpyruvate--protein phosphotransferase — translated: MLNTLRKIVQEVNSAKDLKAALGIIVLRVKEAMGSQVCSVYLLDPETNRFVLMATEGLNKRSIGKVSMAPNEGLVGLVGTREEPLNLENAADHPRYRYFAETGEERYASFLGAPIIHHRRVVGVLVIQQKERRQFDEGEEAFLVTMSAQLAGVIAHAEATGSIRGLGRQGKGIQEAKFVGVPGSPGAAVGTAVVMLPPADLDVVPDKTISDIAAELGLFKTAIEGVRADMRALSAKLASQLRPEERALFDVYLMMLADEALGNEVTTVIKTGQWAQGALRQVVTEHVNRFELMDDAYLRERASDVKDLGRRLLAYLQEERQQNLVYPEKTILVSEELTPAMLGEVPEGTLVGLVSVLGSGNSHVAILARAMGIPTVMGLVDLPYAKVDGIELIVDGNRGEVYTNPSDVLRKQFAEVVEEEKQLALGLDSLRDLPCVTLDGHRMPLWVNTGLLADVARAQKRGAEGVGLYRTEVPFMINQRFPSEKEQLAIYREQLAAFHPQPVTMRSLDIGGDKSLSYFPIKEDNPFLGWRGIRVTLDHPEIFLVQTRAMLKASEGLNNLRILLPMISGTHELEEALHLIHRAWGEVRDEGTDVPMPPIGVMIEIPAAVYQTKELARQVDFLSVGSNDLTQYLLAVDRNNPRVADLYDYLHPAVLQALQNVVRDAHAEGKPVSICGEMAGDPAAAVLLMAMGFDSLSMNATNLPKVKWMLRQINLSKAQELLAELMTIDNPQVIHSSLQLALKNLGLARMVNPASVKTL